The nucleotide sequence CGTCAGGTGACAGGCGAAGGGTATGGATACCCGCGTGGCTCGACAGCGTGATAGCCGTGGTCCCGTTGTCGAAGATGAAGCTGATCCAGATGTCCTGCGCGCCGCCGACCACCGAGGAGTTGCCGGAATTGAGGATCTGTTTGAGGGCCTCGGCGTTGGCGGCGGTGGACAACTGTTGGTCGAGCTTGTCGTACAGGACCGGCCGCAATGCCAGATACGTCGCCGCTCCGATGCTGGTGACGACCAGGATCACCAGGGTGACGACGAAAGCGAGCAGTCGTCCGGCGATCGTCCGGGGCACCAGATGCCGCCACCACGGAATTCGCTGCGCCGGAGTCGGAGCAGGCGGTGGCGCCCACCCCAGCCCGGGACGCGCCGAGCCCCCCGAGGTGGACAGGTCGAAATGATCGGAGTCCAAAGGGGCGTCGGAGATCTCCGTGAGCTGAGGGGGCGGTTGGGTCACACCCTCGGTGCCTTGATGACGTAACCCGCCCCACGAACCGTGTGAATCAACTTCGGCTCCACTGCATCGACCTTCTTGCGCAGGTATCCAATGTAGAGCTCGACGATGTTTGATTGGCCCTGGAAATCGTATTTCCATACGCGGTCCAGGATCTGCGCCTTGGACAGCACGACCCGTTCGTTGCGCATCAGGTAACGCAGCAGCTCGAACTCAGTGGCGGTCAGGTGGATCTCCTCACCCCCGCGGGTCACCTCGTGACTGCTCTCGTCCAGTTCGAGGTCGGCGACCTTGAGGACGGGCCGATCCTCGTCGGCCGCGGTCCGCCGAAGTACGGCGTGCACCCGAGCCAGCAGTTCCTCGACGCTGAACGGCTTGACCACGTAGTCGTCGGCACCGGCCCGCAATCCGTTGATGCGGTCGTTGGCGGTGTCGCGCGCAGTCAGGAAGATCACCGGCACGGTGGAGCCGGCGGAGCGGAGATTCTGCAGGACTGCGTGCCCGTCCAAACCAGGCATCATCACGTCGAGGACGACCAGATCAGGGTTGTGCTCGGCGACGGCGGACAAGGCCGAGTTGCCGTTGTCGGCGGTCACCGCCTCGAAGCCGTCGAAGCGAAGAGCCGAGGCGACGAGGTGGACGACATTTTCCTCGTCGTCGACGACGAGGACCTTCCGCTTGGTGCGTGAAGCGGCGGCGGGTTGAGCTGCAGCAAGCGATGAACTCATGCTGTGAGCCTGCATTGTGCTGGTAGGCATGTACTGAGCTTCGTCTGTGAATGAGCTATGCGCTAGTCCGCAGCCGATTCGTTTCCGCCGCTGCCCCGAACCCACGCCCACGACGTCGGCACCAAAGCCAGCACGATCGCCACCGCCGCGCCGATCAGCACGGCTGCCGGAACCTGCGGATCACCGGTAGAGGTATCGACCAGGAAGTCCACCGAGATCGCCAGAGCCAGGAGTTGGCCGCCGATGAACAGCCAGCGCCCGCGGCCGTTGAGCAGTCGCCCCATGCCCGCGAACACGACGAAAAGGAAGACCAGCGCGATCACGCCGGCGGCGGTTTCACCTGCACGAGAATTGGTGATGTCCGGCTGCGCCACCGGTACGAAGGTTCCGCGAGCGATGAACAACAGCGCGTAGACGATCAGGAAAGGGACAACGACGGTGCCGGCCGCAACCGCCCCGATGACGGTCCCGGGTGTCCGGTTCGGGTCCAGCGATCGTGGCGCTCGCTCGGTGCTCTCCCGGGCTTTCATTGGCGGGCCGACTCCTCGGTCTTCGGGGTGGACTGGCGACTTACCCGGTACTCATGGTGCCGCATATCTGGCCGGCTCGCTCGCTCAGCCCACACCTCGGCGCGCCCGGGCGCCCTCGGTGGCCGTGACCCGATCCGCCGCCTGCCGATCCAGACGTCCGGAAACCAGGGCCACGGCAAGACCGGCCAGAGC is from Jatrophihabitans telluris and encodes:
- a CDS encoding response regulator transcription factor, which gives rise to MSSSLAAAQPAAASRTKRKVLVVDDEENVVHLVASALRFDGFEAVTADNGNSALSAVAEHNPDLVVLDVMMPGLDGHAVLQNLRSAGSTVPVIFLTARDTANDRINGLRAGADDYVVKPFSVEELLARVHAVLRRTAADEDRPVLKVADLELDESSHEVTRGGEEIHLTATEFELLRYLMRNERVVLSKAQILDRVWKYDFQGQSNIVELYIGYLRKKVDAVEPKLIHTVRGAGYVIKAPRV